In Nocardioides faecalis, the following proteins share a genomic window:
- a CDS encoding NUDIX hydrolase, translating into MSAPASNPTIVVAAVALVRDGAVLTVRKQGTARFMLVGGKLEPGESARDAAIRETLEEVGLRLREVQLLGEYESAAANEPDHRLVSTVFLAEADGEPTAAAEIAEVRWTPLDPAGLDDLAPMLEHNVLPELRRLASAPPAQQP; encoded by the coding sequence GTGTCCGCGCCTGCCAGCAACCCCACGATCGTCGTCGCCGCCGTCGCCCTGGTCCGCGACGGCGCGGTGCTGACCGTCCGCAAGCAGGGCACCGCGAGGTTCATGCTCGTCGGCGGCAAGCTGGAGCCGGGCGAGAGCGCCCGCGATGCCGCGATCCGGGAGACCCTGGAGGAGGTCGGGCTGCGCCTGCGCGAGGTGCAGCTGCTGGGCGAGTACGAGTCGGCGGCGGCCAACGAGCCCGACCACCGCCTGGTCTCGACGGTGTTCCTCGCCGAGGCCGACGGCGAGCCGACCGCGGCCGCCGAGATCGCCGAGGTGCGCTGGACGCCGCTGGACCCCGCCGGGCTCGACGACCTCGCGCCGATGCTGGAGCACAACGTGCTGCCCGAGCTGCGCCGCCTGGCCAGCGCCCCGCCCGCTCAGCAGCCGTAG
- a CDS encoding competence/damage-inducible protein A, which yields MAARAGIVVTGTEVLTGRVMDRNGPWLAEQLRTLGVDVGRTVVVGDRREDLAAALRFQLADHDLVLTTGGLGPTADDLTAEVVAEVQGRAMALDPELEQRIGEVVGRLNRHRGWSPSPEIVARSVRKQAMVPEAATVLGPVGTAPGLVVPGPDGAPPVLVLPGPPSELQAMWPEALAADPVRAVLAAAVPIHQAEVRIWGPPEAELADLLRAHEQVHGSLESAGLEVTTCIRDGELEVVTRFAPAAAGAYDALLAALRDGFGDQLYADDGRAVDDVVAELLLARGATVATAESCTAGLLAGRIADRPGASAYLVGGFVTYADTAKTTELGVPASLIAEVGAVSREVAEAMATGARTRLGTTAGIGVTGVAGPGGGTADKPVGLVHIAVDLEGRLWHQQVQLGGGREVVRRRTVATALQLLRTALAD from the coding sequence ATGGCAGCGCGCGCAGGGATCGTGGTCACCGGCACCGAGGTGCTCACCGGACGGGTGATGGACCGCAACGGGCCGTGGCTGGCCGAGCAGCTGCGCACTCTCGGGGTCGACGTCGGCCGCACCGTCGTGGTCGGTGACCGGCGCGAGGACCTGGCCGCGGCGCTGCGGTTCCAGCTCGCCGACCACGACCTCGTGCTCACCACCGGCGGGCTCGGCCCGACCGCCGACGACCTGACCGCCGAGGTCGTCGCGGAGGTGCAGGGCCGGGCGATGGCCCTCGACCCCGAGCTGGAGCAGCGGATCGGCGAGGTCGTGGGCAGGTTGAACCGGCACCGCGGGTGGAGCCCGTCGCCGGAGATCGTCGCCCGCAGCGTGCGCAAGCAGGCGATGGTGCCCGAGGCCGCCACCGTGCTCGGTCCGGTCGGGACGGCGCCGGGCCTCGTCGTGCCCGGGCCGGACGGTGCGCCGCCGGTGCTCGTGCTGCCCGGGCCGCCCTCGGAGCTGCAGGCGATGTGGCCCGAGGCCCTGGCCGCCGACCCGGTGCGGGCGGTCCTGGCCGCCGCGGTGCCGATCCACCAGGCCGAGGTCCGCATCTGGGGCCCGCCGGAGGCCGAGCTGGCCGACCTGCTGCGCGCCCACGAGCAGGTGCACGGCTCGCTGGAGTCCGCCGGGCTGGAGGTGACCACCTGCATCCGTGACGGCGAGCTCGAGGTGGTCACCCGGTTCGCCCCCGCCGCGGCCGGCGCGTACGACGCCCTGCTGGCCGCGTTGCGCGACGGCTTCGGCGACCAGCTCTACGCCGACGACGGCCGCGCCGTCGACGACGTCGTCGCCGAGCTGCTGCTCGCCCGGGGCGCCACCGTGGCGACTGCGGAGTCCTGCACCGCCGGGCTGCTGGCCGGCCGGATCGCCGACCGGCCGGGCGCCTCGGCCTACCTCGTCGGCGGGTTCGTCACCTACGCCGACACGGCGAAGACCACCGAGCTCGGCGTGCCGGCGTCGTTGATCGCCGAGGTCGGCGCCGTGAGCCGGGAGGTCGCCGAGGCCATGGCCACCGGCGCCCGGACCCGGCTCGGCACCACCGCCGGGATCGGCGTCACCGGCGTCGCCGGCCCCGGCGGCGGCACGGCCGACAAGCCGGTCGGCCTGGTGCACATCGCCGTCGACCTCGAGGGCCGGCTGTGGCACCAGCAGGTGCAGCTCGGTGGCGGGCGCGAGGTCGTACGACGCCGGACGGTGGCGACCGCGCTGCAGCTGCTGCGCACCGCACTCGCCGACTGA
- a CDS encoding NAD(P)H-hydrate dehydratase, whose protein sequence is MATEPHDTTPHDTTPGTTASGDTAPGTTTAPVVTPTLLRTMPLPGPGGDKDGNGRVLVLGGSRRSPGAVRLAGEAVLRAGAGRVTLATIGDVVAGLSTFVPEAGMIPLRSDDDGAIALDADDEAFDELLEEADRADVVLLGPGLVDAGHARSLVELMLPRIGGTVVLDAVATAYLTDRPDALHPLADRCVVTANVKELGRMAGVEEVGSDEQLATTAEVAARLRAVVVCGGVLKHVVDPGGEAWVIEGGGPGLGASGSGDVQAGILAGFLARGASPAHAAVWGGYTHARAGERLAAEVGGLGYLARELPAQVPAVLNEVG, encoded by the coding sequence ATGGCCACTGAGCCCCACGACACGACGCCCCACGACACGACACCCGGCACCACGGCGTCCGGCGACACTGCTCCCGGTACGACGACGGCCCCGGTCGTCACGCCCACGCTGCTGCGCACGATGCCGCTGCCCGGCCCCGGCGGCGACAAGGACGGCAACGGCCGGGTGCTGGTGCTCGGCGGGTCGCGCCGCTCCCCCGGCGCGGTGCGGCTGGCCGGCGAGGCGGTGCTGCGCGCCGGGGCCGGCCGGGTGACGCTGGCGACGATCGGCGACGTGGTGGCGGGGCTGTCCACGTTCGTGCCCGAGGCCGGGATGATCCCGCTGCGCAGCGACGACGACGGCGCGATCGCCCTCGACGCCGACGACGAGGCCTTCGACGAGCTGCTCGAGGAGGCGGACCGCGCCGACGTCGTGCTGCTCGGGCCAGGGCTCGTCGACGCCGGCCACGCCCGATCGCTGGTGGAGCTGATGCTGCCCCGGATCGGCGGCACCGTGGTGCTGGACGCTGTCGCCACCGCCTACCTCACCGACCGCCCCGACGCGCTGCACCCGCTGGCCGATCGGTGCGTGGTGACCGCGAACGTGAAGGAGCTGGGCCGCATGGCCGGCGTCGAGGAGGTCGGGAGCGACGAGCAGCTCGCCACGACCGCCGAGGTCGCTGCGCGGCTGCGCGCGGTCGTGGTGTGCGGCGGCGTCCTCAAGCACGTCGTTGACCCCGGCGGCGAGGCCTGGGTGATCGAGGGCGGCGGGCCCGGGCTCGGAGCGTCCGGGTCAGGCGACGTGCAGGCCGGCATCCTGGCCGGCTTCCTGGCCCGCGGCGCCAGCCCGGCGCACGCCGCGGTGTGGGGCGGCTACACGCATGCCCGCGCCGGCGAGCGTCTCGCCGCCGAGGTCGGCGGGCTGGGCTACCTGGCGCGCGAGCTACCTGCCCAGGTGCCGGCCGTGCTGAACGAGGTCGGCTGA
- a CDS encoding histidine phosphatase family protein produces the protein MKPRWESGPKSLVLVRHGESRGNQADDAARSAGAEVLDLKERDADVELSDTGREQAHALGSWIAELDAESRPTVVLASPYRRAADTASLALEALADAGLQVVYDERLRERDFGALDRLTGAGIRARHPEEAERRKHVGKFYYQPPSGESWANVAQRARNLLSDLRHGFDGERVWMFTHQAVIMTFRYILEEIEEADLLALDREVRIGNASVTTYRREGAFLELESFADTTALDRSPAQSTHEAPQAERTDHGH, from the coding sequence ATGAAGCCACGCTGGGAGAGCGGACCGAAGAGCCTCGTGCTGGTGCGGCACGGCGAGAGCCGGGGCAACCAGGCCGACGACGCGGCGCGCTCGGCGGGCGCGGAGGTGCTCGACCTCAAGGAGCGCGACGCCGACGTGGAGCTCTCCGACACCGGCCGCGAGCAGGCCCACGCCCTGGGCTCCTGGATCGCCGAGCTCGACGCCGAGTCGCGTCCCACGGTGGTCCTCGCGTCGCCGTACCGCCGGGCCGCTGACACCGCCTCACTGGCCCTGGAAGCCCTCGCCGACGCCGGCCTGCAGGTCGTGTACGACGAGCGGCTGCGCGAGCGCGACTTCGGGGCCCTCGACCGGCTCACCGGCGCCGGGATCCGCGCCCGGCACCCGGAGGAGGCCGAGCGGCGCAAGCACGTCGGGAAGTTCTACTACCAGCCGCCGAGCGGGGAGAGCTGGGCGAACGTCGCCCAGCGCGCCCGCAACCTGCTCTCGGACCTGCGCCACGGCTTCGACGGCGAACGGGTGTGGATGTTCACCCACCAGGCGGTGATCATGACGTTCCGCTACATCCTGGAGGAGATCGAGGAGGCCGACCTGCTCGCCCTCGACCGCGAGGTGCGCATCGGCAACGCCTCGGTCACCACCTACCGGCGCGAGGGCGCATTCCTGGAGCTGGAGAGCTTCGCCGACACCACCGCGTTGGACCGCTCTCCGGCGCAGTCCACCCACGAGGCGCCGCAGGCGGAACGGACCGATCATGGCCACTGA
- a CDS encoding peptide chain release factor 3, with translation MPDTRPRRTFAVISHPDAGKSTLTEALALHARVITEAGAVHGKGDRRATVSDWMAMEKARGISITSAALQFVYRDHVINLVDTPGHSDFSEDTYRVLSAVDSAVMLVDAGKGLEPQTLKLFQVCALRGIPVITVINKWDRPGLSALGLMDLIQEKIKLRPTPLTWPVGEAGDFRGVLDRRTGEFVKYTRTAGGATRAPERRMTSEEVEEADRDLWAAAVEEHELLSLDDADHDQSEFLAGRTTPVMFASALQNFGVAQLLELLLDIAPDPSPTEGVDGSVRKVDDEFSAFVFKVQSGMNNAHRDRLAYARVVSGTFERGMVVTHAATGRPFATKFAQSVFGRDTTSVETAQPGDIIGFVNAQLLRVGDTVYVGEPIAFPPVPSFAPEHFVTATAGDIGRYKQFRKGIEQLDQEGVVQVLRSDLRGDQSPVLAAVGPMQFEVVEDRMTHEFNSPIKFSRLDYQVARRTDAAGAAALAGIRGVEVLQRSDGTYMALFVDKWRAMVTARDNPDVMLEELPAGGS, from the coding sequence GTGCCCGACACCCGCCCCCGCCGTACGTTCGCTGTCATCTCCCACCCGGACGCGGGGAAGTCGACGCTCACCGAGGCGCTCGCGCTGCACGCGCGGGTGATCACCGAGGCCGGTGCGGTGCACGGCAAGGGCGACCGGCGCGCGACGGTCTCGGACTGGATGGCGATGGAGAAGGCGCGCGGCATCTCGATCACCTCCGCGGCGCTGCAGTTCGTCTACCGCGACCACGTGATCAACCTGGTCGACACCCCCGGGCACAGCGACTTCTCCGAGGACACCTACCGGGTGCTCTCCGCCGTCGACTCCGCGGTGATGCTGGTCGACGCCGGAAAGGGGCTGGAGCCGCAGACGCTCAAGCTGTTCCAGGTGTGCGCGCTGCGCGGCATCCCGGTGATCACCGTGATCAACAAGTGGGACCGCCCCGGCCTGTCCGCGCTCGGGCTGATGGACCTGATCCAGGAGAAGATCAAGCTGCGGCCCACCCCGCTGACCTGGCCGGTCGGCGAGGCCGGCGACTTCCGCGGCGTGCTGGACCGGCGCACCGGCGAGTTCGTGAAGTACACCCGCACCGCCGGCGGCGCCACCCGCGCCCCCGAGCGCCGGATGACCTCCGAGGAGGTCGAGGAGGCCGACCGCGACCTGTGGGCGGCCGCGGTCGAGGAGCACGAGCTGCTCAGCCTGGACGACGCCGACCACGACCAGAGCGAGTTCCTGGCCGGGCGGACCACGCCGGTCATGTTCGCCTCCGCCCTGCAGAACTTCGGTGTCGCCCAGCTGCTCGAGCTGCTGCTCGACATCGCGCCCGACCCCAGCCCGACCGAGGGCGTCGACGGCAGCGTGCGCAAGGTGGACGACGAGTTCAGCGCCTTCGTGTTCAAGGTGCAGTCCGGCATGAACAACGCCCACCGCGACCGGCTCGCCTACGCCCGGGTCGTCTCCGGCACCTTCGAGCGCGGCATGGTCGTCACCCACGCCGCCACCGGCCGGCCCTTCGCCACCAAGTTCGCCCAGTCCGTCTTCGGCCGCGACACCACCTCGGTGGAGACCGCGCAGCCCGGCGACATCATCGGCTTCGTCAACGCCCAGCTGCTGCGGGTCGGCGACACCGTGTACGTCGGGGAGCCCATCGCGTTCCCGCCGGTGCCCAGCTTCGCCCCCGAGCACTTCGTCACCGCCACCGCCGGCGACATCGGGCGCTACAAGCAGTTCCGCAAGGGCATCGAGCAGCTGGACCAGGAGGGGGTGGTGCAGGTGCTGCGCTCGGACCTGCGCGGCGACCAGAGCCCCGTGCTGGCGGCGGTCGGCCCGATGCAGTTCGAGGTCGTCGAGGACCGGATGACCCACGAGTTCAACTCACCGATCAAGTTCTCCCGCCTCGACTACCAGGTCGCCCGGCGCACCGACGCCGCCGGCGCGGCCGCGCTCGCGGGCATCCGCGGCGTGGAGGTGCTCCAGCGCAGCGACGGCACCTACATGGCGCTGTTCGTCGACAAGTGGCGCGCGATGGTCACCGCCCGCGACAACCCGGACGTCATGCTGGAGGAGCTGCCGGCGGGCGGGAGCTGA
- a CDS encoding tocopherol cyclase family protein, whose protein sequence is MSSLVRSAIGSLHKAYRASGADVPFGDPLPAHGVAMEGYFWRFTDPATGRVLIALIGVNRAADGTWATLGVATHPSGFVTTVAHPIGSADDTALGAFAGDAFAGTADRLLVDLGPQTRIDVKVSDRVEWSRRSFGGSSVFQSVPALNQYWHPWLLGGSASGRAVVGDETWDLDGWSVYGEKNWGKGGFPDSWWWGQAQGFAEPSACVAFAGGEVTAGPLRTTVTGLVVLLPSGELIRLGDPVVTPVHAEVSDEHWSLRGRSRQWQVDVEGQGSLGSAHVLPVPLPAERRNIPGAIEHLGATMNVTVRRRGRVVWEGESTSAALEHGGIDRALAEIERRGHGPDAVHAAPAG, encoded by the coding sequence ATGAGCTCCCTCGTGCGCAGCGCGATCGGTTCGCTGCACAAGGCATACCGCGCCAGCGGCGCTGACGTCCCCTTCGGTGACCCGCTGCCGGCGCACGGGGTCGCGATGGAGGGCTACTTCTGGCGGTTCACCGACCCGGCCACCGGCCGGGTGCTGATCGCGCTGATCGGGGTGAACCGGGCCGCCGACGGCACCTGGGCCACCCTCGGCGTGGCCACCCACCCGAGCGGCTTCGTGACGACGGTCGCGCATCCGATCGGCTCCGCCGACGACACCGCGCTGGGCGCGTTCGCCGGCGACGCCTTCGCCGGCACCGCGGACCGGCTGCTGGTGGACCTCGGCCCCCAGACGCGGATCGACGTCAAGGTCAGCGACCGGGTGGAGTGGTCGCGGCGCAGCTTCGGCGGCTCCAGCGTGTTCCAGTCCGTGCCCGCGCTCAACCAGTACTGGCACCCGTGGCTGCTCGGCGGCTCCGCCTCCGGCCGTGCCGTGGTCGGCGACGAGACCTGGGATCTCGACGGCTGGTCGGTCTACGGCGAGAAGAACTGGGGCAAGGGCGGCTTCCCCGACTCGTGGTGGTGGGGCCAGGCGCAGGGCTTCGCCGAGCCGTCGGCGTGCGTCGCGTTCGCCGGAGGAGAGGTGACCGCGGGACCGCTGCGTACGACGGTCACCGGGCTCGTCGTGCTCCTGCCGAGCGGTGAGCTGATCCGCCTGGGCGACCCGGTCGTCACCCCGGTGCACGCCGAGGTCAGCGACGAGCACTGGTCCCTGCGTGGGCGCAGCCGGCAGTGGCAGGTCGACGTCGAGGGCCAGGGCAGCCTGGGCAGCGCCCACGTGCTGCCGGTGCCGCTGCCCGCCGAGCGCCGCAACATCCCCGGCGCCATCGAGCACCTCGGCGCCACCATGAACGTCACCGTCCGCCGTCGCGGCCGGGTCGTGTGGGAGGGCGAGTCCACCAGCGCCGCCCTCGAGCATGGCGGCATCGACCGCGCCCTCGCCGAGATCGAGCGGCGCGGCCACGGCCCCGACGCGGTGCACGCCGCCCCCGCCGGGTAG
- a CDS encoding helicase produces MASPRRSRTRRRTAPRPLPVAGPGERLWVLDVPYGTQVEDASWHPAVKTHLYVGRVLPAHLAPYTPGPHTLGRFLENQLNPDSPTPNPTPAPEDTLEPRRLQFEAADAIAARAEAGGRLFLLADEPGVGKTISAVLGASAVADLRGARRVLVVADRPAAITIGHWCRTITALGDDGLEWVVITWDRLEKVKDHTWDVIIADEAHALRRTTTKRWKLWARISGHGKAHDKAPFVIATTATPGHTPLELPYLAPAYAQVLEEPMKEWTNATQPGAAFAAALERHGVAVEHGRYGATWTTDAARRAADLKLVRGWLDDVRPAAMLHRAAPWGPVPISGMPVTLTPAERTAYEAEWGAFCREMDVARRGRNVAKGRAALLRFRQKAGLIRVDATVAWIAQQVEAERQVACSVEFVATAADPIVDRLRDSGIEVATIYGRDRFDAEAERLRFQTGAAKVCVFTTVASISLHAGETLADGRQASTEPRVGVFHQARFSGIAGRQVTGRTHRDHQVSPWHIAYAEGTVEEQVAKVMVERIAAASDTVGSDTAGLADVAGLLGADWLPAASLTHDGS; encoded by the coding sequence GTGGCCAGCCCCCGACGTTCCCGCACCCGCCGCCGCACGGCTCCACGACCGCTGCCGGTCGCCGGTCCGGGTGAACGGCTGTGGGTGCTCGACGTGCCCTACGGCACGCAGGTCGAGGACGCGTCGTGGCACCCGGCGGTCAAGACCCACCTGTACGTCGGGCGGGTGCTGCCGGCGCACCTGGCGCCGTACACGCCCGGGCCGCACACGCTGGGCCGGTTCCTCGAGAACCAGCTCAACCCGGACTCCCCGACACCGAACCCGACGCCGGCCCCCGAGGACACGCTCGAGCCGCGGCGGCTGCAGTTCGAGGCCGCCGACGCGATCGCGGCGCGGGCCGAGGCCGGCGGGCGGCTGTTCCTGCTCGCCGACGAGCCCGGCGTGGGCAAGACGATCTCCGCGGTCCTCGGCGCCTCGGCCGTGGCCGACCTGCGCGGCGCGCGCCGGGTGCTCGTCGTGGCCGACCGGCCCGCCGCGATCACCATCGGTCACTGGTGCCGCACCATCACCGCGCTCGGCGACGACGGCCTGGAGTGGGTCGTGATCACGTGGGACCGGCTGGAGAAGGTCAAGGACCACACCTGGGACGTGATCATCGCCGACGAGGCGCACGCCTTGCGTCGTACGACGACGAAGCGGTGGAAGCTCTGGGCGCGGATCTCAGGGCACGGCAAGGCGCACGACAAGGCACCGTTCGTCATCGCCACCACCGCGACACCCGGACACACGCCGCTCGAGCTGCCCTACCTCGCACCTGCCTATGCGCAGGTGCTCGAGGAGCCGATGAAGGAGTGGACGAACGCGACGCAGCCGGGCGCCGCGTTCGCGGCCGCGCTGGAGCGGCACGGCGTCGCGGTGGAGCACGGCCGGTACGGCGCCACCTGGACCACCGACGCCGCTCGCCGTGCGGCGGACCTGAAGCTGGTGCGCGGCTGGCTCGACGACGTTCGACCGGCCGCGATGCTGCACCGGGCGGCGCCGTGGGGACCGGTGCCGATCTCCGGCATGCCGGTGACGCTCACGCCGGCGGAGCGGACGGCGTACGAGGCCGAGTGGGGTGCGTTCTGCCGCGAGATGGACGTCGCCCGCCGCGGCCGCAACGTCGCCAAGGGCCGCGCCGCGCTGCTGCGCTTCCGGCAGAAGGCCGGCCTGATCCGCGTCGACGCCACCGTCGCCTGGATCGCCCAGCAGGTCGAGGCCGAGCGGCAGGTGGCGTGCTCGGTCGAGTTCGTCGCGACCGCTGCCGACCCGATCGTCGACCGGCTGCGGGACTCCGGCATCGAGGTGGCCACCATCTACGGCCGCGACCGGTTCGACGCCGAGGCCGAGCGGCTGCGGTTCCAGACGGGTGCGGCGAAGGTGTGCGTGTTCACCACCGTCGCCTCGATCAGCCTGCACGCCGGCGAGACCCTCGCCGACGGCCGCCAGGCCAGCACGGAGCCGCGGGTCGGCGTCTTCCACCAGGCCCGGTTCTCCGGCATCGCCGGCCGCCAGGTCACCGGCCGCACCCACCGCGACCACCAGGTCTCGCCGTGGCACATCGCCTACGCCGAGGGCACCGTCGAGGAGCAGGTCGCGAAGGTGATGGTGGAGCGGATCGCCGCCGCCTCCGACACCGTGGGCAGCGACACCGCGGGGCTGGCCGACGTCGCCGGCCTGCTCGGGGCGGACTGGCTACCCGCCGCGTCCTTGACCCACGACGGCAGCTGA
- a CDS encoding HNH endonuclease signature motif containing protein, translated as MTTSQLHSDQDALRSMSAEELLGFVESQHAARLEAERMLLRAARQWAVLHSPDALPVGDRRGRSRARSAGAEGTPKITEYAAAAFGARIQTSPYGARKLIADAVDIEHRLPQLHAGLDSGVVRVRCARHVAEATRELSAEEAAWVDGEVVDSADGRLPWARFEALVDGKVAAAAPHLARAREELAQTEKHVRMSRVNRHGMATLTIRDNAIVIMTAEAAITQVAKKLEDTIPEASRDERRVAAFAALVNPATHVDPEIRQIRPKVSAHLHFAIGTPVARLEGHGPVTMDWVRHTFATVAGRIKVTPVLDLAGQAPVDAYEIPQQLRDAVRLIHPADVFPYAASLARTGDIDHTIPYSEGGPTAIGNLAPMTRTHHRVKTHAGWEARQPFPGIVVWRDPYGAFYLVDPSGTRRVWGTGSRPALTRDDVTTTAIVLDGFAA; from the coding sequence ATGACCACCTCCCAGCTCCATTCCGACCAGGACGCGCTGCGTTCGATGTCGGCCGAGGAGCTTCTCGGGTTCGTGGAGTCCCAGCACGCAGCGCGGCTCGAGGCAGAGCGCATGCTGTTGCGTGCCGCGCGGCAGTGGGCGGTGCTGCACAGTCCCGACGCACTTCCTGTCGGTGATCGTCGTGGCCGTTCCCGGGCCCGGAGCGCGGGCGCCGAGGGCACGCCGAAGATCACCGAGTACGCCGCCGCGGCCTTCGGCGCCCGGATCCAGACCTCCCCGTACGGCGCCAGGAAGCTGATCGCCGACGCCGTCGACATCGAGCACCGCCTGCCGCAGCTGCACGCGGGCCTCGACTCGGGCGTGGTGCGGGTCCGGTGCGCCCGCCACGTCGCCGAGGCCACGCGGGAGCTGTCGGCCGAGGAGGCGGCGTGGGTGGACGGCGAGGTCGTCGATTCCGCGGACGGCCGGCTGCCGTGGGCCAGGTTCGAGGCGTTGGTGGACGGCAAGGTCGCCGCCGCGGCACCCCACCTGGCGAGGGCCCGCGAGGAGCTCGCGCAGACCGAGAAGCACGTCCGGATGTCCCGGGTGAACCGGCACGGCATGGCCACCTTGACGATCCGCGACAACGCCATCGTCATCATGACCGCCGAAGCAGCGATCACCCAGGTGGCGAAGAAGCTCGAAGACACCATTCCCGAGGCGAGCCGGGACGAGCGGCGCGTCGCCGCCTTCGCTGCGCTGGTGAACCCCGCGACCCACGTCGACCCCGAGATCCGGCAGATCAGGCCGAAGGTGAGCGCCCACCTGCACTTCGCCATCGGCACGCCGGTCGCTCGGCTCGAGGGACACGGTCCGGTGACCATGGACTGGGTGCGCCACACGTTCGCCACGGTCGCCGGGAGGATCAAGGTCACCCCGGTGCTCGACCTCGCCGGCCAGGCACCCGTGGACGCGTACGAGATCCCGCAGCAGCTGCGCGACGCGGTCCGGCTCATCCACCCGGCCGATGTGTTCCCGTACGCCGCCAGCCTCGCCCGCACCGGCGACATCGACCACACGATCCCCTACAGCGAAGGCGGACCGACCGCCATCGGGAACCTGGCGCCGATGACCCGCACCCACCACCGGGTCAAGACCCACGCAGGGTGGGAGGCCCGACAACCCTTCCCCGGGATCGTCGTCTGGCGAGATCCGTACGGGGCCTTCTACCTGGTTGATCCCAGCGGCACACGCAGGGTGTGGGGCACGGGGAGCAGGCCGGCGCTGACACGGGACGACGTGACGACGACCGCCATCGTGCTGGACGGGTTCGCGGCGTGA
- a CDS encoding nuclease-related domain-containing protein translates to MREERAWSVGASGEETVATELARIARGSSWRFLHSVPVGTMGSDIDHVLIGPGGVFTINTKALRNAKIWIASNTFMVNGHRQPYLRNSRHEADRATKLLSAAVGRATRVHAVIAVVDPREITVREPPADVTVLTRRDLPRWARDLPPVLDAEAVEAVFNVARRSTTWR, encoded by the coding sequence ATGCGCGAGGAGCGGGCGTGGAGCGTCGGAGCCAGCGGTGAGGAGACGGTGGCCACGGAGCTCGCTCGTATCGCACGAGGCAGCAGCTGGCGTTTCCTGCACTCGGTCCCCGTCGGCACGATGGGCTCAGACATCGATCACGTCCTCATCGGGCCCGGCGGCGTGTTCACGATCAACACGAAGGCACTCCGCAACGCCAAGATCTGGATCGCCTCGAACACGTTCATGGTGAACGGCCACAGGCAGCCGTACCTCCGCAACTCCCGCCACGAGGCCGACCGCGCTACGAAGCTGCTCTCCGCTGCGGTCGGTCGGGCGACGAGGGTGCACGCCGTCATCGCCGTGGTCGACCCCCGCGAGATCACTGTCCGGGAGCCACCCGCCGACGTCACGGTCCTCACCCGACGTGACCTGCCACGCTGGGCCCGCGACCTCCCACCTGTCCTGGACGCCGAGGCGGTCGAAGCCGTCTTCAACGTCGCCCGGCGGTCCACGACCTGGAGGTGA
- a CDS encoding TetR/AcrR family transcriptional regulator, with protein sequence MTATTGRKRMTGEDRREQILDVLLEIVDADGFPAATPRRVAEAAGVSRAVLYQQFGDMGGLCVALVDREFARMRDQFAHGVAALEVTEPSAVFLGAFRVALDALAAAPATWRLFLFPPQGAPPALHARLEESEAIIRAFLRHGLELAFPDTPDPEYVARLVHVSGRELLRMRLEEPENATEKRLLALIDHLVAQASAPEVRER encoded by the coding sequence ATGACCGCCACCACGGGCCGCAAGCGGATGACCGGCGAGGACCGGCGCGAGCAGATCCTCGACGTCCTGCTGGAGATCGTCGACGCCGACGGCTTCCCCGCCGCGACACCCCGCCGGGTCGCCGAGGCCGCAGGCGTGTCCCGCGCGGTGCTCTACCAGCAGTTCGGCGACATGGGCGGCCTGTGCGTGGCGCTGGTCGACCGCGAGTTCGCCCGGATGCGCGACCAGTTCGCCCACGGCGTGGCGGCGCTCGAGGTCACCGAGCCGTCCGCGGTCTTCCTCGGCGCCTTCCGTGTCGCGCTCGACGCCCTCGCCGCGGCGCCCGCCACCTGGCGGCTCTTCCTGTTCCCGCCCCAGGGCGCCCCACCGGCACTGCACGCCCGGCTCGAGGAGTCCGAGGCGATCATCCGCGCCTTCCTGCGCCACGGCCTGGAGCTGGCCTTCCCCGACACCCCCGACCCCGAGTACGTCGCCCGGCTCGTCCACGTCTCCGGGCGCGAGCTGCTCCGGATGCGACTGGAGGAGCCGGAGAACGCGACCGAGAAGCGGCTCCTCGCGCTGATCGACCACCTCGTCGCCCAGGCCTCGGCGCCGGAGGTGCGTGAGCGGTGA